One stretch of Brettanomyces nanus chromosome 4, complete sequence DNA includes these proteins:
- a CDS encoding uncharacterized protein (BUSCO:EOG093416JQ): MASDILDVLNISEETRVQGKELKQQQKHEREETVEANNKKRKMNRELFNLIGPNLPPVALHKQSVKFKDKLSSQELTHWSWRSFKNGARGKDKLVLHHWIKSKVKTTEEDTVKDDDDLEENYQFEKYNTELDIPDFTEEYYNEHLKDLDGNWSYNETRYLFDIAKSYDLRWAVIGDNYEFVKEIPENKEEKEERENGGSDANQEIDKDTNEEAIKDKIEENDDEAVAKPGPTEESSLEDADGSENENAKGESEVAEKQDQDDDKADDGKENAAKITEEVSESTKASESPKNETQKEASEALGQKKDTSSSEGRTLEDLKDRLYKVSAVILESQSDAAKDATLIRNLKAFDKNKEMERRSYLTHLLERAPTEIAEEESLVIEARKLELAAKKMLTERAQLLQLLDSPQASASVQKYMTSAGLTQLYNSLMNADKSKKRKPEAPVAPQLGPNALPHTQLLQARQQQANHGALLKTKKKHRSNSPTSRLDNNGGNNEIQELLQSRLTPEQMEVYGITVHEEKIQPGVVIRSQKLPSFKPAVQSKINETLNEMGIAVRPVMPTAKVCSRFDRLLRSIASLIDLKKQSDNLETEIGLIKRQKNIN, from the coding sequence ATGGCTTCTGATATCTTAGATGTGCTCAATATTAGTGAGGAGACTCGTGTGCAGGGAAAAGAGCTCAAACAGCAGCAAAAGCATGAGCGGGAAGAAACGGTGGAGGCAAACAATAAAAAGCGCAAGATGAACAGGGAATTGTTCAACTTGATTGGACCAAACTTGCCACCGGTGGCACTACACAAACAGTCAGTCAAATTCAAGGATAAACTGAGCTCGCAGGAACTTACACACTGGAGTTGGAGATCGTTTAAGAATGGTGCAAGAGGTAAAGATAAATTAGTGCTACACCATTGGATTAAGAGTAAGGTTAAGAcgacagaagaagatactgtgaaggatgatgatgatttagAGGAGAACTATCAgtttgaaaaatataataCAGAACTTGATATTCCAGATTTCACTGAGGAATACTATAACGAGCATTTGAAAGATTTGGATGGCAACTGGAGCTATAATGAGACTAGGTATTTGTTTGACATTGCAAAGAGTTATGATTTAAGATGGGCGGTTATTGGTGATAACTATGAATTTGTGAAGGAAATACCTGAAAAcaaggaggagaaggaagagagagaaaacGGAGGCTCTGATGCGAACCAAGAGATTGATAAGGATACAAATGAAGAGGCTATTAAGGATAAAATAGAggaaaatgatgatgaggcAGTTGCAAAACCAGGGCCTACGGAAGAAAGCTCTCTAGAAGATGCGGATGGTagtgaaaatgaaaatgcGAAAGGTGAAAGTGAAGTTGCAGAAAAGCAGGAtcaagatgatgataaagcAGACGacggaaaagaaaatgcagCTAAGATTACTGAAGAAGTTAGTGAGAGCACAAAGGCATCTGAGTCTCCCAAAAATGAAACACAAAAAGAGGCTAGTGAAGCGCTGggccagaagaaagatacATCTAGTAGTGAAGGACGAACTCTCGAGGACCTCAAAGATCGGCTTTATAAGGTATCAGCAGTAATCTTAGAAAGCCAGTCAGACGCTGCTAAGGATGCTACGTTGATCAGAAATCTCAAGGCATTTGATAAGAAcaaagagatggaaagaagaagttacTTGACACATTTACTAGAAAGAGCACCTACAGAAatagcagaagaagagtcaTTGGTGATAGAGGCACGTAAACTTGAGTTGGCCGCTAAGAAGATGCTGACCGAAAGGGCCCAATTACTTCAGTTATTGGACTCTCCTCAAGCTTCAGCATCCGTACAGAAATACATGACTTCTGCCGGGTTGACACAACTATACAACTCGTTGATGAACGCAGACAAATCGAAGAAACGAAAGCCGGAAGCTCCAGTGGCTCCTCAATTAGGGCCCAATGCTCTTCCGCATACTCAGCTTTTACAGGCACGTCAGCAGCAGGCCAATCACGGTGCTCTGTTGAAAactaaaaagaaacatcgTTCTAATTCCCCCACGTCACGTTTAGATAATAACGGAGGAAACAATGAGATTCAAGAGCTCTTACAATCCAGGCTTACACCTGAACAGATGGAAGTGTACGGCATAACAGTTCATGAGGAAAAAATTCAACCAGGTGTTGTTATTCGCTCACAAAAGCTTCCAAGCTTCAAGCCTGCGGTACAGAGCAAGATTAACGAGACTTTGAACGAGATGGGAATTGCCGTACGTCCTGTTATGCCTACTGCTAAAGTTTGTTCACGTTTTGACCGTTTGCTTCGTAGCATCGCTTCCCTGATTGACCTCAAGAAGCAGAGCGACAATCTCGAAACGGAGATTGGTCTCATTAAGAGACAGAAGAATATAAATTGA
- a CDS encoding uncharacterized protein (EggNog:ENOG41), which yields MGAPNIISDSQSEVDDDTCITWNYIEAANKKNEEQIFRRQQHILKDLKPLTYDFSDLPTQRTRRHVFCQRHVYTADLSEYLNLSSREQLDTLSKNGKSDEEILYMLNRKYKKLRKFYEGLGIKRHRFKKKNFDVYLDDFKKYQTGRDGRSFYEMQDQALDDLEDQKRLNDLLEKELQDVDTTEDENEVDTDNEKVPEQLDPNAYLNDNEDASQQVIMSTNRRRGRVVEEKAVVSLLSDDKKEEEKINEAKSTSQEMIVSAGHEQFDKSRSSTFDQHFPPDKIVPVVQSFHSTDRLPSSLSSSPVAPLRVSRRTRRHKFSQDHVYVTDTAVHLGLVSAYVLNDMYDSNESYDQVIQFLEVSYKHKRDQRVVKEIGLGPFAKSTFQSYLDDENKHLISDGRRLVVGQNEQEDSMKEFLKNDNFDISDEDYVFPDDEHSTHDPNTDTYAESEDDHVFDIPSDSNSRQLTTGFASRSLISSSEPSNDDDKFMFRNRLLNKRMALHGILPASFYKVSGERGSRSHLNVYKSKRGFNADSGPLLPGIARRKKAVHAQVSAPLDEMTRFLAPDSEPIEGMEADPAEYHKVSKTLEDLKGNTDESVFLIPSDSENGSGINSDSSHEMSEVEDDDDLITVNDYDVFIDHMRDDMNMDGSAEEDNRTGMNYMLSREPRKKGVTTKKRKRPSKGSNTLKMRSLPKMTRPGGKYTKPGFHRLPSSRFRKLSARNHISSSSISHPDVVWLSEPEDGHMTVYDDGFEGSDDSVKKSFLLNNSPTTKSVKETDNKTNEGYARTYWTPRISKSGQRSERKHVRQETRPSRSRRSRDSYQTSGVWNASSFQDAFYFGRNKVNGTPQVEGTFSEPYSQCPGVTPNERLKIDVKRHAPSRNTFIDTVTKLDRAVNEQRPLATSLDNITLQMYQSLQLRSNSVVYSRLIQECLKLEGDYFKEDDTVFEYCSVRFSISSYGPFSECPGLITALLKTIQASLGEAKTITRQVLIELRKCLIRMIQLLWNLKHSSFNNLKAVGRILLEFVREQQINLKSDKLKLLCLPYHLIFMDLLHKIMRSENDMEYVKYEKEAGELERAYIILFCSMPAPKVYKYFKGGSDKQSFFFEAGCLFLSLSPNPWQYVASIAMVEKKRLPVISVVNFLYFVHSRLPVLVDWEYFIMKMDALKSESDPEKWLLVFRSILKVMQDTSWTFEEDLLVKMYRLLSSRRFENIGALRPTMLWYSTLPVSNVFLERDGCLDMYLKFLVLYVRSRLDHSREANLMERLVPIASVKTSTIMLLKNRANVMLVMSYLFRKDFLGHFRMIFKAILDFKTSESYKIILELLLALSRCYFSLFQKLPLGIIRHALPQVISAVNEGGIGIVIVAESLRNLVDCFDNQLGNGIDDPRKLLQTVDLTCIFLKLEVVGTGSRMTYIPNTILAVLKRVLEITDTKILLSMEPKLKTELVVSLKSVIMSISFKNDDLKAKCVLLWIYLSSRLNVTAGSLTYIEWQYFADSSIRTRFELPFYTALLKYYRPVDLRYLHENLFMILMKNLPIEDNHFFSSFFVALAAQGFMHRYVTFRSGLDVTKFSEKDLRHYKQQITVKILAQLVLELKKVNPDGKFRDFLTEYIKALEKEYTFHERTTLNPGKYNVYATRIVRYLYTVVGKMLQDLPEFIILKRKLSITQILSSLNEQLESVSSTNELYLLLESEYITSLKCNKFREFETDLVNYCLNNDGFIDDDQRVSPIIALSTLISSHVSLVLFDKKFWFHFGNWFSIFTHLVLSECTYNSDEIWHIIKVLTLLTKISGTSEYPSYTYHENVSIICVYRIIERLGTYLLGFEDMVEFLESIDVLRGLDSVVELSVARDLFISISNEELDKQVRKVYSESDAVLSRVVKPEMREEMIASSRLEKNEVSKAVMEYITNFKTSVDVAANDFNTVLTQNLQFL from the coding sequence ATGGGAGCTCCAAATATCATTTCGGACTCACAATCAGAAgtggatgatgatacaTGCATCACTTGGAATTACATAGAAGCTgcaaacaagaagaacgaaGAACAAATATTTAGAAGACAGCAGCATATACTGAAGGATTTGAAACCACTTACTTACGATTTCTCAGATTTACCAACTCAGAGAACGAGGCGTCATGTCTTTTGTCAAAGACATGTCTACACTGCCGATTTATCTGAATACCTCAACTTATCCTCGAGGGAGCAATTGGATACACtttcaaaaaatggaaaaagTGATGAGGAGATTCTATATATGCTCAACAGGAAGTACAAGAAGCTCAGGAAGTTTTATGAGGGACTGGGGATCAAGAGACACCgcttcaaaaagaagaactttgacGTTTATTTGGACGACTTCAAGAAGTACCAGACCGGTAGGGATGGGAGAAGTTTCTATGAGATGCAAGACCAGGCATtagatgatttggaagatcaAAAACGACTGAATGATCTTCTCGAAAAGGAATTGCAGGATGTTGATACAACTGAGGACGAGAACGAGGTAGATACTGACAATGAGAAAGTACCAGAACAATTAGATCCAAATGCATATCTTAATGATAACGAGGATGCCAGTCAGCAGGTTATTATGAGCACAAACAGACGTAGAGGACGTGTTGTCGAAGAGAAAGCGGTTGTAAGTTTATTAAGTGATGACaaaaaggaggaagaaaagataaatGAGGCTAAGAGTACGTCTCAGGAGATGATTGTAAGTGCAGGTCACGAGCAATTTGACAAATCTAGATCCTCAACTTTTGACCAACATTTTCCTCCCGATAAGATAGTACCTGTTGTCCAATCTTTTCACTCCACTGACAGGcttccatcttctctttccagTAGCCCAGTTGCTCCACTGCGTGTTTCCAGGCGTACTAGACGACACAAATTTTCCCAGGATCATGTGTATGTCACAGACACCGCTGTGCATCTTGGATTAGTCTCTGCATATGTTCTTAACGATATGTATGACTCAAATGAGTCGTATGATCAGGTCATacaatttcttgaagtcTCGTACAAGCACAAAAGAGACCAGAGAGTTGTTAAAGAAATTGGTTTGGGTCCTTTTGCAAAATCGACTTTCCAGTCATATTTGGACGACGAGAATAAGCATCTTATATCTGATGGGCGTCGATTGGTTGTGGGTCAAAATGAACAGGAAGATAGCATGAAGGAATTTTTAAAGAATGATAACTTCGACATCTCTGATGAGGATTATGTGTTCCCCGACGATGAACATTCTACTCATGATCCAAATACTGATACCTACGCTGAATCTGAGGACGATCACGTGTTTGACATTCCTAGTGATTCTAATTCCAGACAGTTGACAACTGGTTTTGCTTCGAGGTCGCtaatatcatcatcggaGCCTtctaatgatgatgataagtTTATGTTCAGGAATAGACTGTTAAACAAACGGATGGCATTACACGGAATCCTTCCCGCCTCATTTTACAAGGTTTCAGGTGAGCGTGGCTCCAGATCTCACCTAAATGTTTACAAGTCTAAGAGAGGTTTTAATGCGGATAGTGGGCCTCTCTTACCCGGCATTGCCAGACGTAAGAAAGCAGTTCATGCTCAGGTATCTGCACCTTTGGATGAGATGACTCGATTTTTGGCACCAGATAGCGAACCCATCGAGGGGATGGAGGCCGACCCAGCAGAGTATCACAAGGTCAGTAAAACTTTGGAGGACTTGAAAGGTAATACTGATGAATCTGTGTTCCTCATACCATCCGATAGCGAAAATGGCAGTGGCATCAATAGTGATTCTAGTCATGAAATGTCTGaagtggaagatgatgatgatctgATCACTGTAAACGATTATGATGTATTTATTGATCATATGAGAGATGACATGAATATGGATGGCAGCGCTGAGGAGGACAATAGGACAGGAATGAACTACATGCTTAGCCGAGAACcgagaaaaaaaggtgtaacaacaaaaaagagaaagcgTCCATCAAAGGGTTCAAACACTCTaaaaatgagaagtttACCTAAGATGACTCGTCCTGGGGGAAAATATACTAAACCAGGTTTCCATCGTCTTCCGTCTTCGAGATTTAGGAAGCTTTCTGCGAGGAATcatatctcttcttcatctatCTCTCATCCTGATGTTGTATGGTTGAGTGAACCTGAGGATGGTCATATGACGGTGTATGATgatggatttgaaggtaGTGATGACTCGGTTAAGAAGTCCTTTTTGCTTAATAATTCTCCAACAACCAAGAGCGTTAAGGAAACTGATAATAAGACTAATGAAGGCTATGCTCGGACGTACTGGACTCCCCGTATATCGAAGTCGGGTCAACGTTCGGAGAGGAAGCATGTTCGTCAGGAAACACGGCCCTCTCGGTCCCGAAGATCTCGTGATTCTTATCAGACTTCTGGTGTCTGGAATGCGTCTTCGTTTCAAGACGCGTTTTATTTTGGGAGAAACAAAGTCAATGGTACTCCACAAGTTGAAGGTACTTTCAGTGAACCGTATTCCCAATGTCCAGGTGTGACCCCTAATGAAAGGCTCAAAATTGATGTTAAAAGGCATGCTCCTAGTCGCAATACATTTATTGACACTGTCACCAAGCTTGACAGGGCAGTTAATGAACAGAGACCTCTTGCAACTAGCTTAGATAATATAACTCTTCAGATGTATCAATCTTTACAGCTGAGGTCAAATTCCGTCGTTTATTCAAGGCTGATTCAGGAGTGCTTGAAATTGGAGGGTGACTACTTCAAGGAGGATGATACTGTGTTTGAGTATTGCAGCGTCAGATTCTCTATTTCCTCTTATGGTCCATTTTCTGAATGTCCAGGTTTGATTACGGCCTTGCTTAAAACCATTCAAGCATCGTTAGGTGAGGCTAAAACCATTACCAGGCAGGTGCTTATTGAATTGAGAAAATGCCTGATTCGAATGAttcagcttctttggaatcttAAGCATTCCAGTTTCAATAACTTGAAAGCAGTGGGTCGAATTTTACTTGAATTTGTACGTGAGCAGCAGATTAATTTAAAGAGTGATAAGCTAAAGTTGCTCTGCTTACCGTACCATCTTATATTTATGGACTTACTTCATAAAATTATGAGAAGTGAAAACGATATGGAATATGTCAAGTATGAGAAGGAAGCAGGCGAGCTCGAGAGAGCCTACATTATCTTGTTCTGCTCTATGCCGGCTCCAAAGGTCTACAAGTATTTTAAAGGAGGATCAGATAAGCagtcttttttctttgaagctGGATGCTTGTTCTTATCATTATCTCCAAATCCCTGGCAGTATGTTGCTTCGATAGCTATGGTAGAGAAGAAACGCCTTCCAGTTATTAGTGTGGTTAATTTCTTGTACTTTGTTCATTCCCGACTTCCGGTTTTGGTAGACTGGGAGTATTTTAttatgaagatggatgCTCTcaaatctgaatctgatcCAGAAAAATGGTTGTTGGTATTTCGATCTATCCTTAAAGTGATGCAGGATACATCGTGGACATTTGAGGAAGATTTGTTAGTGAAGATGTACCGTTTGCTCAGCAGCCGCCGGTTTGAGAACATTGGTGCTTTGAGACCTACTATGTTATGGTACTCCACACTTCCTGTCTCTAATGTTTTTTTAGAAAGAGATGGTTGTTTAGACATGTACCTTAAGTTCTTGGTACTGTACGTGAGATCTCGCCTAGACCACTCCAGGGAAGCTAATCTTATGGAAAGGTTAGTTCCTATTGCATCTGTCAAAACGAGTACCATCATGTTGCTCAAAAATAGAGCGAACGTTATGCTTGTTATGTCCTATTTGTTCAGAAAGGATTTTCTTGGACACTTTAGGATGATATTTAAGGCGATCCTTGATTTTAAAACATCAGAATCTTATAAGATTATCTTGGAGCTTCTTTTGGCATTATCAAGATGTTATTTCAGCCTGTTCCAGAAATTGCCTCTTGGTATTATTAGGCACGCGTTGCCTCAAGTCATTTCAGCAGTAAATGAGGGGGGTATTGGCATTGTTATCGTGGCCGAAAGCTTGCGTAACCTAGTGGATTGTTTTGACAATCAGTTAGGTAACGGAATTGATGATCCACGTAAATTACTGCAAACTGTTGACTTGACTTGtattttcttgaagttggaaGTGGTCGGTACCGGTTCCAGAATGACCTATATTCCGAATACTATATTGGCTGTTCTCAAGAGGGTGTTGGAAATAACAGACACAAAAATCTTATTATCAATGGAACCGAAGTTAAAAACGGAGTTGGTGGTATCTTTGAAGTCTGTGATTATGTCCATTTCTTTTAAGAACGATGATCTCAAGGCTAAATGTGTGTTACTATGGATCTATCTTTCTTCTAGGTTGAACGTAACTGCAGGCTCTTTGACATATATTGAGTGGCAGTATTTTGCGGATAGTTCAATTCGCACCAGGTTTGAACTTCCTTTTTACACTGCTTTGCTCAAATACTACAGACCAGTGGATCTCAGATACCTTCATGAGAACTTATTtatgattttgatgaagaacttgCCAATTGAAGACaatcatttcttttcatccttttttgtGGCATTGGCTGCCCAAGGATTTATGCACCGGTATGTGACATTTAGAAGTGGATTGGATGTGACCAAATTCTCAGAAAAAGATCTCCGACATTATAAGCAGCAAATTACTGTGAAAATTTTGGCTCAGCTTGTGTTAGAGCTGAAAAAGGTCAATCCAGATGGAAAATTCAGAGATTTTCTCACGGAGTATATCAAGGCCCTTGAAAAGGAGTATACTTTTCACGAGAGAACGACTCTCAATCCTGGAAAGTATAATGTTTATGCCACCCGGATTGTTCGGTACTTGTATACCGTTGTCGGCAAGATGTTGCAGGATCTACCGGAATTTATCATCCTCAAGAGAAAGCTTTCGATTACACAGATATTGTCCTCGTTGAACGAGCAGCTAGAATCGGTGTCTAGCACAAACGAGCTCTACTTGCTCTTGGAAAGCGAGTATATTACGTCTTTGAAATGCAACAAATTTAGGGAGTTCGAGACGGACTTAGTCAACTACTGTCTGAATAATGATGGCTTTATTGACGACGACCAGCGTGTCTCGCCTATTATTGCGTTGTCCACCCTAATTTCCTCGCATGTATCCTTGGTTCTTTTCGATAAGAAATTTTGGTTTCATTTTGGCAACTGGTTTTCCATCTTCACGCATCTTGTCTTGAGTGAGTGCACCTACAATAGTGATGAGATATGGCACATTATTAAAGTGCTAACGCTTCTAACCAAAATATCCGGTACCAGTGAGTATCCCTCTTACACATATCATGAAAATGTTTCGATCATCTGCGTTTATCGGATAATCGAACGTTTGGGAACATATCTCCTAGGTTTTGAGGATATGGTGGAGTTTCTTGAATCTATCGATGTTCTTCGGGGCTTGGATTCAGTAGTGGAATTGTCAGTGGCTAGAGACTTGTTTATATCAATATCGAACGAAGAACTTGATAAGCAGGTGAGAAAAGTTTATTCTGAAAGTGATGCCGTGCTTTCAAGAGTTGTGAAACCAGAAATGCGAGAAGAGATGATCGCATCAAGTCGTCTGGAGAAGAACGAGGTATCGAAGGCCGTGATGGAATATATTACCAATTTCAAAACTTCGGTAGATGTTGCTGCTAATGATTTTAATACTGTCCTGACTCAGAATCTTCAGTTTTTATAG
- a CDS encoding uncharacterized protein (BUSCO:EOG09340DA6~EggNog:ENOG41), with protein sequence MLSLRKSYITSGLDVSDMTDVPRLLRGVLEESLILEPSQQSLDSFLPKVGQIITDLMKILKMKQAEFQRVTEARKSSSTMLSVPETFPDSLSTPSSSHSAPSIKISPINNSQASSENLQSSSPNKSMLFSPSPKDPLARLQNNHALMRRASKRFSAYQTSKIISMNRTGTSSPVSGYTLPTTDEDTLTKSPNGNDPQPALPSSPLQEEVIKNIRESELDKTLSHSLIEEDDSSRTSQASRTTTVYHLPGGKGRIYLKIGNKVKKADLKLPTTLASIKVLFTQKFDYSPNGEIYPAIYIQETSSDVSYEMENVEDIQAGCILSLQQPDLATVICQHLDNKFGLMRDEISKIEKLTVGKPIDKEDKVDAEENSKQASIINDTVVVSLKREINELKSELIRARQQQAKTKDQLTDNVGSLLTWVQELQAISLSPTGLINNPYMDHCRTKVSSECELLVSRIDNLQDLIEVLKVDITKRRSRPSEKQVLQIQKELGSTKGNLESLTKYMVKERNNWNNRWQSELTAVLEEQEFFKEQETIVQLLGEDLGSADETFDLIVKCCEELAKNANILKGPRLPVVDPSVSMHDVKNMVLQEVESLNPDHGQRVDAILKAEKVRDMERKMLNKTAFEQELGDFVGNSKLKSNGGVDEVERQRKLKDEENLKSQFGGI encoded by the exons ATGTTG TCGCTCAGAAAATCTTATATTACCTCTGGACTTGATGTTTCTGATATGACGGATGTTCCTAGGCTGCTTCGTGgtgttcttgaagaatcgCTAATATTGGAACCTTCACAACAATCATTGGATAGCTTTCTTCCAAAAGTCGGTCAAATCATCACGGacttgatgaagatacTCAAAATGAAACAGGCAGAATTTCAAAGGGTTACAGAGGCTCGTAAATCTTCATCTACCATGCTCTCAGTACCTGAAACCTTTCCTGACTCACTAAGCACGCCATCATCCAGTCACAGCGCACcatcaatcaaaatatCTCCTATTAATAATTCACAAGCATCATCTGAGAATCTGCAGAGCTCTTCTCCAAACAAATCTATGCTattttcaccttctccaaagGATCCCCTGGCACGATTGCAGAATAACCATGCTTTAATGAGGAGAGCTTCGAAAAGATTCTCTGCTTACCAGACTTCCAAGATCATATCTATGAATCGTACCGGCACATCATCGCCCGTTTCTGGATATACCCTACCGACCACCGATGAAGATACCCTTACTAAAAGTCCGAATGGTAACGATCCTCAACCTGCCCTTCCTTCCAGTCCACTACAAGAAGAGGTGATTAAGAACATCAGGGAATCTGAATTGGATAAAACACTCTCCCACTCCCtcattgaagaggatgattcCTCTCGTACCAGTCAAGCAAGCCGTACTACTACTGTGTACCATTTACCGGGTGGTAAGGGCAGAATATACCTAAAGATCGGCAACAAGGTCAAGAAAGCTGACTTGAAACTACCGACTACTCTCGCCAGTATCAAAGTTTTGTTCACTCAAAAGTTTGATTATTCCCCCAATGGTGAGATATATCCAGCTATTTATATACAGGAGACTTCTTCGGATGTGAGCTATGAAATGGAGAATGTAGAGGATATCCAAGCTGGGTGCattctctctcttcagCAACCTGATCTGGCCACAGTGATTTGCCAGCATCTTGACAATAAATTTGGTTTAATGCGTGATGAGATCTCAAAGATTGAGAAATTGACTGTCGGAAAACCAatagataaagaagataaagtCGATGCTGAAGAAAACAGTAAACAAGCCAGCATAATCAATGATACAGTTGTGGTGTCCCTTAAAAGGGAAATCAACGAGTTAAAATCAGAGCTTATTAGGGCTCGTCAGCAGCAGGCCAAAACTAAAGATCAACTGACGGATAATGTTGGTAGTTTGCTTACTTGGGTGCAAGAGTTACAGGCGATATCACTTTCTCCCACGGGTCTTATCAATAATCCTTACATGGATCATTGCAGAACAAAAGTTAGCAGCGAATGCGAATTATTGGTTAGTAGAATTGATAATTTGCAAGACCTTATTGAAGTACTAAAAGTGGATATtaccaaaagaagaagccgTCCTTCAGAGAAACAAGTTCTACAGATTCAGAAAGAGCTAGGTTCTACCAAGGGTAATTTGGAATCGCTTACAAAGTATATGGTTAAGGAGAGAAATAACTGGAACAACAGATGGCAATCAGAATTGACAGCAGTCTTGGAAGAACAGGAATTCTTCAAGGAGCAAGAAACCATTGTTCAATTACTTGGAGAAGATCTAGGCTCTGCGGATGAGacatttgatttgattgtAAAGTGTTGTGAGGAACTTGCAAAAAATGCGAATATTCTCAAGGGACCCAGACTCCCGGTTGTGGACCCATCGGTGTCGATGCATGATGTAAAAAATATGGTTCtacaagaagttgaaagtCTAAATCCTGATCACGGGCAGAGAGTGGATGCCATTTTGAAAGCTGAGAAGGTAAGAGATATGGAGCGGAAGATGTTGAACAAAACTGCATTTGAGCAGGAATTGGGAGATTTTGTTGGTAATAGTAAGTTGAAAAGCAACGGAGGAGTAGATGAGGTAgaaaggcaaagaaagCTGAAAGATGAGGAGAATTTAAAAAGCCAATTCGGTGGCATTTGA
- a CDS encoding uncharacterized protein (BUSCO:EOG09343YC5), which produces MTTEDNINYDNYVFYKKFKRIQLSQSMVVPKLELYWIATIEPPQSASIVKLTKSRFDYTADKIKHLKRFRKKIDKKGKVLLDVVICPEDDIEENQLREILKRCLRADDTIVYKIGIPVNKPYGKELNLEWSQKYWPLVWKGNPMLQELDESFKEFDEDTVMKYLKQIVELSNGHTDKQVPVVTIFVDHLTDQVMSLKMDERSEQDPMKHTILSCINEIACKEQSRREQNEDTAMTNKYLCLNYDVYTTHEPCTMCSMALLHSRIHRLIYINTSPVTGAIGEQSGCRYMIHLSCTLNWKFEAFQYIGDSLRVLQLDPSIHV; this is translated from the exons ATGACA ACCGAAGACAACATCAACTATGACAATTACGTTTTTTATAAAAAGTTTAAGCGTATTCAACTATCTCAAAGTATGGTGGTACCGAAGCTGGAACTGTACTGGATTGCAACGATTGAACCACCGCAATCTGCGAGTATTGTAAAGTTAACAAAGAGTCGATTTGACTATACAGCAGATAAGATCAAGCATTTGAAAAGGtttagaaagaaaattgataagAAGGGGAAAGTTTTACTTGACGTGGTCATATGccctgaagatgatataGAAGAGAATCAACTACGAGAGATTCTAAAACGATGTCTTAGAGCAGATGATACAATAGTATACAAAATTGGAATTCCCGTCAACAAGCCATATGGCAAGGAATTGAACCTCGAATGGTCCCAAAAGTATTGGCCTTTGGTTTGGAAGGGCAATCCAATGCTACAAGAACTTGACGAAAGTTTCAaggagtttgatgaagatacGGTGATGAAGTATTTGAAGCAGATAGTTGAACTGTCAAATGGTCACACGGACAAGCAAGTTCCAGTTGTGACAATTTTCGTTGATCACCTAACCGATCAAGTAATGTCGCTAAAGATGGATGAAAGATCTGAACAAGATCCCATGAAACATACAATTCTCAGCTGTATAAACGAGATAGCATGTAAGGAGCAGTCAAGAAGAGAGCAGAATGAAGATACCGCGATGACTAATAAGTATCTTTGTCTCAATTATGACGTTTATACCACGCACGAACCCTGCACTATGTGCTCCATGGCTTTGCTTCACTCGAGAATTCACCGActtatatatataaacaCGTCTCCCGTGACAGGAGCCATTGGTGAGCAGAGTGGTTGCAGGTACATGATTCATCTCTCTTGTACTTTGAATTGGAAATTTGAAGCTTTCCAGTACATTGGAGATTCATTAAGAGTCCTGCAGCTGGACCCTTCTATTCACGTGTGA